A DNA window from Thalassospiraceae bacterium LMO-JJ14 contains the following coding sequences:
- a CDS encoding ion transporter yields the protein MKGRVQLQRRRIYDEGWQSMDGIRETLGNLVDHTITQRFIVFVLFLNAVTLGLDTSPDVMGQYGDLIDTINTIIPVIFVIEVGTRWISRGNRFFKESWNIFDIIIISVSFLPSGSAFSALRALRILRVLHVISLVPRMRHVVAAMIRSLPQIGSILALLVIISYISAVIVTHLYGADYPELFGSIGRSMLTLFQLMTLEGWAAEVVRPVMETHPNSVFLFIPYMLMTAFAILNLFTAVLVDSMQILQQNYTYERSEQQTARVVTTELIDVKADLLSLTQEIKQLRNELERTNKNSSA from the coding sequence TTGAAGGGACGCGTGCAGTTGCAACGCCGGCGTATCTATGACGAGGGATGGCAGTCGATGGACGGCATTCGCGAGACACTGGGCAATCTCGTAGATCATACCATTACACAGCGCTTCATCGTGTTTGTGCTGTTTCTGAATGCCGTGACCCTTGGTCTCGACACTTCCCCGGATGTTATGGGGCAGTACGGCGATCTGATCGATACCATCAACACAATCATCCCCGTTATATTCGTTATCGAAGTCGGTACCCGTTGGATTTCCAGAGGAAACCGCTTCTTCAAAGAATCCTGGAATATTTTCGATATCATCATTATTTCGGTTTCGTTCCTGCCGTCGGGAAGTGCTTTTTCAGCGCTCCGCGCACTGCGTATCCTGCGGGTTCTGCACGTTATCTCTTTGGTGCCGAGAATGCGTCATGTCGTGGCGGCAATGATCCGTTCGCTGCCGCAGATCGGCTCGATTCTGGCCTTGCTGGTGATCATTTCCTACATTTCGGCGGTCATCGTGACGCATCTTTACGGGGCGGATTACCCAGAATTATTCGGTTCCATCGGGCGTTCGATGCTGACACTGTTCCAGTTGATGACACTCGAAGGCTGGGCGGCTGAGGTCGTGCGTCCAGTGATGGAAACGCATCCGAATTCAGTGTTCCTGTTTATTCCCTATATGCTGATGACGGCGTTCGCCATTCTGAACCTGTTCACGGCGGTGCTTGTCGACAGCATGCAAATCCTGCAGCAGAATTATACTTATGAACGCTCAGAGCAGCAGACCGCGCGGGTCGTGACGACGGAGCTGATCGATGTCAAAGCCGACCTATTGAGTCTGACCCAGGAAATAAAGCAACTGCGCAACGAACTTGAACGCACAAACAAAAACAGCAGTGCCTGA
- the rlmB gene encoding 23S rRNA (guanosine(2251)-2'-O)-methyltransferase RlmB, translating to MSKRKRTPRSARSRINAPRPTGTSVRSSTKGIGQSPHGHALWLFGLHAVSAALLNPKRRRHRLIATKQGIESLEKALPGRNITEFNAESVDRAEIEAVLGPDSVHQGLALLVDPLPELYVEDAIAPEDQAPDTLVVLDQATDPRNIGAVMRSARAFGARALIIQDRNAPPETGSMAKAASGALEHVSLVRVTNLARAIWTLKDAGYWCLGLDGYAEDDIGAVDPTPRRVIVLGAEGSGLRRLTRETCDQLVRIPMDTDQESLNLSNAAAIALYVLTRAR from the coding sequence ATGAGCAAGCGCAAGCGCACCCCGAGATCGGCACGAAGCCGAATTAACGCCCCGCGGCCCACTGGAACGTCGGTACGCAGCAGCACAAAAGGTATCGGGCAAAGTCCGCACGGGCACGCTCTATGGCTATTCGGCCTTCATGCCGTCAGTGCAGCGCTGCTGAACCCGAAACGCCGAAGACATCGCCTGATTGCCACGAAACAAGGCATTGAATCCCTTGAAAAAGCCCTGCCAGGGAGAAATATCACCGAATTTAACGCCGAATCCGTCGACCGGGCCGAAATCGAAGCCGTCCTTGGTCCGGACAGCGTCCACCAGGGGCTGGCACTTTTGGTCGACCCTCTGCCCGAACTTTACGTCGAGGACGCAATAGCCCCCGAAGATCAGGCACCTGACACTCTGGTCGTTCTGGATCAGGCTACTGATCCCCGCAACATCGGCGCCGTCATGCGCTCGGCCCGTGCCTTCGGTGCGCGCGCACTGATCATCCAGGATCGCAACGCGCCGCCTGAAACAGGCTCCATGGCGAAAGCCGCATCCGGCGCTCTGGAGCACGTATCTCTGGTGCGTGTCACCAATCTGGCGCGCGCAATCTGGACCCTGAAAGATGCCGGTTACTGGTGTCTAGGGCTTGATGGATATGCCGAAGATGACATCGGCGCCGTCGATCCAACGCCCAGGCGAGTGATCGTGCTGGGGGCTGAGGGTTCGGGGCTCAGGCGGCTTACCCGTGAAACCTGTGACCAGCTTGTTCGCATCCCCATGGATACGGACCAGGAAAGCCTGAATTTATCAAATGCAGCAGCGATTGCGCTATATGTGCTGACGCGAGCACGATGA
- the tuf gene encoding elongation factor Tu has product MAKEKFERNKPHCNVGTIGHVDHGKTTLTAAITKVLAEAGGGEAMAFDMIDKAPEERARGITISTAHVEYETEARHYAHVDCPGHADYVKNMITGAAQMDGAILVCSAADGPMPQTREHILLARQVGVPALVVFMNKVDQVDDEELLELVEMEIRELLSSYDFPGDDIPIIKGSALAALEGRDDEIGKNAILELMKAVDDYIPQPERPVDQDFLMPIEDVFSISGRGTVVTGRVERGVINTGDEIEIVGIKATQKTTCTGVEMFRKLLDQGQAGDNIGALLRGTKREEVERGQVLAKPGSITPHTKFSCEAYILTKEEGGRHTPFFANYRPQFYFRTTDVTGTVELAEGTEMVMPGDNISMNVTLIAPIAMDEGLRFAIREGGRTVGAGVVAKIIE; this is encoded by the coding sequence ATGGCCAAGGAAAAGTTTGAGCGTAACAAGCCGCACTGCAACGTTGGCACGATTGGCCACGTTGACCATGGCAAGACGACGCTGACGGCGGCGATTACGAAGGTTCTTGCGGAAGCCGGCGGCGGTGAAGCAATGGCATTTGATATGATCGACAAGGCGCCTGAAGAGCGTGCCCGTGGGATCACGATTTCGACGGCGCACGTCGAGTACGAGACGGAAGCGCGTCACTACGCGCACGTCGACTGCCCGGGTCACGCGGATTATGTTAAGAACATGATCACGGGTGCGGCGCAGATGGACGGTGCCATTCTGGTTTGTTCGGCTGCTGACGGCCCGATGCCGCAGACGCGCGAGCACATTCTTCTGGCCCGCCAGGTTGGTGTTCCGGCGCTTGTTGTTTTTATGAACAAGGTCGACCAGGTTGACGACGAAGAGCTTCTTGAGCTTGTCGAGATGGAAATCCGCGAGCTTCTGTCGAGCTACGATTTCCCGGGCGACGATATTCCGATCATCAAGGGTTCGGCTTTGGCCGCGCTTGAAGGCCGCGATGACGAGATCGGCAAGAACGCCATTCTTGAGCTGATGAAGGCTGTTGACGATTACATTCCTCAGCCTGAGCGTCCGGTCGATCAGGACTTCCTGATGCCGATCGAGGATGTTTTCTCGATTTCCGGTCGTGGGACGGTTGTGACGGGCCGCGTTGAGCGCGGTGTGATCAACACCGGCGACGAAATTGAAATCGTCGGCATCAAGGCGACGCAGAAGACGACGTGCACGGGTGTCGAGATGTTCCGCAAGCTGCTTGACCAGGGTCAGGCCGGCGACAACATCGGCGCGCTGCTGCGCGGTACGAAGCGCGAGGAAGTTGAGCGCGGTCAGGTTCTGGCGAAGCCGGGCTCGATCACGCCGCACACGAAGTTCTCTTGCGAAGCGTACATTCTGACGAAGGAAGAGGGTGGCCGTCACACGCCGTTCTTTGCCAACTACCGTCCTCAGTTCTACTTCCGGACCACGGATGTGACCGGGACGGTTGAGTTGGCCGAAGGTACGGAAATGGTGATGCCGGGCGACAACATCTCGATGAACGTGACGTTGATTGCCCCGATCGCCATGGACGAAGGTCTGCGTTTTGCTATCCGTGAAGGCGGCCGCACCGTTGGTGCCGGCGTCGTCGCGAAAATCATCGAGTAA
- the secE gene encoding preprotein translocase subunit SecE, with product MAKTNPAQFVREVRQEASKVTWPTRKETGISTAMVFVFCIIAAIFFLLVDQVLQLGVKFLFGLGG from the coding sequence ATGGCAAAAACCAATCCGGCACAGTTCGTTCGCGAAGTCCGACAGGAAGCCTCGAAGGTGACCTGGCCGACGCGCAAGGAAACCGGTATTTCGACGGCGATGGTGTTCGTATTCTGCATCATCGCGGCGATCTTTTTCTTGTTGGTCGATCAGGTCTTGCAGTTAGGTGTGAAGTTCTTGTTCGGACTCGGAGGCTGA
- the nusG gene encoding transcription termination/antitermination protein NusG, with the protein MAMRWYVVHVYSGSEKKVAQSIEEQVRQAGMEDLVEEVLVPTEEVVEMRRGAKHNSERKFFPGYVLVRMELSDETWHLVKNTPKVTDFLGGQGRPSPITDAEAERIIFQVKEGVERPKPSITFEVGEQVRVCDGPFNSFNGLVEDVDEERARVKVAVSIFGRATPVELEYSQVEKL; encoded by the coding sequence ATGGCCATGCGTTGGTACGTCGTTCACGTTTACTCCGGCTCGGAGAAAAAGGTTGCTCAGTCGATTGAGGAGCAGGTGCGTCAGGCGGGGATGGAAGATCTTGTCGAGGAAGTCCTGGTGCCGACCGAAGAGGTTGTCGAAATGCGCCGCGGCGCCAAGCACAATTCCGAACGCAAGTTTTTCCCGGGCTATGTGCTGGTTCGCATGGAACTTTCCGACGAAACCTGGCACCTCGTGAAGAACACACCGAAAGTGACCGATTTTCTTGGCGGTCAGGGCCGTCCGTCGCCGATTACGGATGCCGAAGCCGAGCGCATCATTTTCCAGGTCAAAGAGGGCGTCGAGCGTCCGAAGCCGTCGATCACTTTCGAAGTGGGCGAGCAGGTTCGGGTTTGCGACGGTCCGTTCAACTCATTCAATGGCCTTGTCGAGGATGTCGACGAGGAACGGGCACGTGTGAAGGTTGCGGTCAGCATCTTCGGGCGTGCAACACCTGTCGAGCTGGAGTATTCGCAAGTCGAAAAGCTCTAA
- the rplK gene encoding 50S ribosomal protein L11, translated as MAKKIAGYVKLQVPAGQANPSPPIGPALGQAGLNIMEFCKAFNAETQNMEPGMPIPVVITAYGDRTFSFITKTPPASYFLKKAAKVNKGSGTPNKNKVGKVTMKQLREIAELKMKDLNANDIEAAASMLAGSARSMGIDVEGA; from the coding sequence ATGGCAAAGAAAATCGCTGGCTACGTAAAGCTGCAGGTACCGGCGGGGCAAGCAAACCCGTCGCCGCCGATCGGTCCGGCCCTTGGTCAGGCCGGCCTCAACATCATGGAATTCTGCAAGGCGTTTAACGCCGAGACCCAGAACATGGAACCGGGCATGCCGATTCCCGTGGTTATTACGGCCTATGGCGATCGGACGTTCTCGTTCATCACCAAGACCCCGCCGGCCAGCTACTTCCTGAAGAAGGCAGCAAAGGTCAATAAGGGGTCGGGCACGCCGAACAAGAACAAAGTCGGCAAGGTGACCATGAAACAGCTCCGTGAAATCGCGGAACTGAAGATGAAAGATCTCAATGCGAACGATATCGAAGCCGCAGCAAGCATGCTTGCCGGTTCGGCACGTTCCATGGGTATCGATGTGGAGGGCGCATAA
- the rplA gene encoding 50S ribosomal protein L1 produces the protein MARKGKRYTAALDNIDRNAVYTIEDAVKILKDNAKSKFDETIEVAMNLGVDPRHADQMVRGTVSLPHGTGKSLRVAVFAKDAKADEAREAGADIVGAEDLMEQIQGGMMDFDRCIATPDMMGIVGRLGKVLGPKGLMPNPKLGTVTPDVAGAIQAAKAGQIEFRVEKMGIIHAGVGKASFSAEQLQENIAAFVSAIQHAKPTGAKGTYMKKVSVTSTMGPGIKLDLNAL, from the coding sequence ATGGCTCGCAAAGGTAAGCGTTATACGGCTGCGCTCGATAACATTGATCGGAATGCCGTCTACACGATCGAAGACGCCGTTAAAATCCTCAAGGACAACGCCAAGAGCAAGTTCGATGAAACCATCGAAGTTGCAATGAACCTGGGTGTCGATCCGCGCCATGCCGACCAGATGGTCCGTGGTACGGTGTCGCTGCCGCATGGGACCGGCAAGTCCTTGCGTGTCGCGGTTTTCGCCAAAGATGCGAAAGCGGATGAAGCCCGCGAAGCCGGTGCGGACATCGTTGGTGCCGAAGATCTGATGGAACAGATTCAGGGCGGCATGATGGATTTCGACCGCTGTATCGCGACCCCCGACATGATGGGGATCGTTGGTCGCCTCGGTAAGGTTCTGGGTCCGAAGGGCCTGATGCCGAACCCGAAACTCGGCACCGTGACACCGGATGTCGCCGGTGCGATCCAGGCAGCGAAAGCCGGCCAGATCGAATTCCGTGTTGAGAAAATGGGTATCATTCATGCCGGTGTCGGCAAAGCGAGCTTCTCCGCCGAGCAATTGCAGGAGAATATCGCGGCTTTCGTCAGTGCCATCCAGCACGCGAAACCGACCGGCGCCAAGGGCACGTACATGAAAAAAGTCAGCGTCACCTCGACGATGGGGCCTGGCATTAAATTGGACCTGAACGCGCTATAA
- the rplJ gene encoding 50S ribosomal protein L10 encodes MDRSEKKELVSSLRGTFENASIVVVTHYTGLNVADISDLRTKMRDAGASFKVTKNRLTRLALEGTPYDQIGDLFTGPTAIAYSDDPVAPAKVAVDFAKKNDKLVVLGGAMGDVRLDENAIKQLATLPSLDELRAKIVGMLNTPATRVAGVLQAPAGQIARVLSARSQQSEAA; translated from the coding sequence GTGGACCGATCGGAAAAAAAAGAACTGGTCTCGTCGCTCCGTGGAACGTTCGAGAACGCATCAATCGTCGTCGTGACCCACTATACCGGGCTTAACGTCGCCGATATCAGCGATCTCAGAACGAAGATGCGGGACGCCGGCGCCAGCTTCAAAGTTACCAAAAATCGGCTCACTCGTCTCGCTTTGGAAGGCACGCCCTACGATCAGATCGGCGATCTTTTCACCGGTCCCACGGCCATCGCTTATTCCGATGATCCCGTGGCGCCTGCGAAAGTCGCTGTGGATTTTGCCAAGAAGAACGACAAGCTCGTCGTTCTCGGCGGTGCAATGGGTGACGTTCGACTTGATGAAAATGCCATCAAGCAGCTCGCCACTCTGCCGTCGCTTGACGAACTCCGCGCCAAGATCGTGGGTATGCTGAACACACCGGCGACGAGAGTTGCAGGCGTCCTTCAGGCGCCGGCAGGTCAGATCGCACGGGTGCTCAGCGCGCGTAGCCAACAAAGTGAAGCGGCGTGA
- the rplL gene encoding 50S ribosomal protein L7/L12 produces MADLEKIAEELSNLTVLEAAELSKLLEEKWGVSAAAPVAAAAAPAAGGGDAAAAEEKDEFDVILAAAGDKKINVIKEVRTITGLGLKEAKDLVEGAPKPVKEGAKKDEAEEIKKKLEEAGATVELK; encoded by the coding sequence ATGGCTGATCTTGAAAAGATTGCTGAAGAACTGTCGAACCTGACGGTTCTCGAAGCTGCTGAGCTTTCCAAGCTCCTCGAAGAAAAATGGGGCGTTTCCGCCGCAGCACCGGTTGCTGCTGCAGCCGCGCCGGCCGCTGGTGGTGGTGATGCCGCCGCTGCGGAAGAAAAAGACGAATTCGACGTTATTCTTGCCGCTGCTGGCGACAAGAAGATCAACGTGATCAAAGAAGTCCGCACCATTACCGGTCTGGGCCTCAAAGAAGCGAAAGATCTCGTCGAAGGTGCACCGAAACCCGTCAAGGAAGGTGCCAAGAAAGACGAAGCCGAAGAGATCAAGAAGAAGCTGGAAGAAGCCGGCGCTACCGTCGAGCTTAAGTAA